Proteins encoded together in one Staphylococcus aureus window:
- a CDS encoding NAD(P)H-dependent oxidoreductase → MSNMNQTIMDAFHFRHATKQFDPQKKVSKEDFETILESGRLSPSSLGLEPWKFVVIQDQALRDELKAHSWGAAKQLDTASHFVLIFARKNVTSRSPYVQHMLRDIKKYEAQTIPAVEQKFDAFQADFHISDNDQALYDWSSKQTYIALGNMMTTAALLGIDSCPMEGFSLDTVTDILANKGILDTEQFGLSVMVAFGYRQQEPPKNKTRQAYEDVIEWVGPKE, encoded by the coding sequence ATGAGCAATATGAATCAAACAATTATGGATGCATTTCATTTCAGACATGCGACTAAGCAATTCGATCCACAAAAGAAAGTTTCGAAAGAAGATTTTGAAACAATATTAGAGTCAGGTAGATTGTCTCCAAGTTCTCTTGGGTTAGAACCTTGGAAGTTTGTCGTGATTCAAGATCAAGCGTTACGTGATGAATTAAAAGCGCACAGTTGGGGCGCAGCAAAACAATTAGATACAGCGAGCCATTTTGTGCTAATTTTTGCGCGTAAAAATGTAACGTCAAGATCACCGTATGTACAACATATGTTAAGAGATATTAAAAAATATGAGGCACAAACGATTCCAGCTGTTGAACAAAAATTCGATGCATTCCAAGCAGATTTCCATATTTCTGATAATGATCAAGCCTTGTATGACTGGTCAAGTAAACAAACGTATATTGCATTAGGCAATATGATGACGACAGCCGCATTGTTAGGTATTGATTCATGTCCGATGGAAGGTTTTAGTCTGGATACAGTGACAGACATTTTAGCAAATAAAGGGATCTTAGATACTGAGCAATTTGGTTTATCAGTGATGGTCGCATTTGGCTACAGACAACAAGAGCCACCGAAAAATAAAACACGCCAAGCTTATGAAGATGTTATTGAATGGGTTGGACCAAAAGAATAA
- a CDS encoding D-lactate dehydrogenase: MTKIMFFGTRDYEKEMALNWGKKNNVEVTTSKELLSSATVDQLKDYDGVTTMQFGKLENDVYPKLESYGIKQIAQRTAGFDMYDLDLAKKHNIVISNVPSYSPETIAEYSVSIALQLVRRFPDIERRVQAHDFTWQAEIMSKPVKNMTVAIIGTGRIGAATAKIYAGFGATITAYDAYPNKDLDFLTYKDSVKEAIKDADIISLHVPANKESYHLFDKAMFDHVKKGAILVNAARGAVINTPDLIAAVNDGTLLGAAIDTYENEAAYFTNDWTNKDIDDKTLLELIEHERILVTPHIAFFSDEAVQNLVEGGLNAALSVINTGTCETRLN; encoded by the coding sequence ATGACAAAAATTATGTTCTTTGGTACGCGTGATTATGAGAAAGAGATGGCATTAAATTGGGGGAAAAAGAATAATGTCGAAGTAACTACTTCTAAAGAGCTATTATCAAGTGCTACAGTCGATCAATTAAAAGATTACGATGGCGTAACTACAATGCAATTTGGTAAGTTAGAAAATGACGTTTATCCTAAATTAGAATCTTACGGTATTAAACAAATTGCACAACGTACTGCTGGATTTGATATGTATGATTTAGATTTAGCTAAAAAACACAATATTGTGATATCTAACGTTCCTAGTTATTCACCTGAAACAATTGCAGAGTATTCTGTTTCTATCGCCCTACAATTAGTGCGTCGCTTCCCAGATATTGAACGCCGTGTACAAGCACATGATTTTACTTGGCAAGCAGAAATCATGTCTAAACCAGTTAAAAATATGACTGTTGCAATTATTGGTACGGGTCGTATCGGTGCTGCTACAGCTAAAATATATGCAGGATTTGGTGCTACAATTACAGCTTATGACGCCTATCCTAATAAAGATTTAGACTTTTTAACTTATAAAGATAGTGTTAAAGAAGCTATTAAAGATGCCGATATTATTTCTTTACATGTTCCAGCGAACAAAGAAAGCTATCATTTATTCGATAAAGCAATGTTTGATCATGTGAAAAAAGGTGCAATCTTAGTTAACGCAGCACGTGGTGCAGTCATCAATACACCTGATTTAATCGCTGCAGTGAACGATGGTACTTTGTTAGGTGCTGCGATTGATACTTATGAAAATGAAGCAGCATACTTCACAAATGACTGGACTAATAAAGACATTGACGATAAAACATTATTAGAGTTAATCGAACATGAAAGAATTTTAGTAACACCACATATTGCTTTCTTCTCTGATGAAGCAGTACAAAACCTTGTTGAAGGTGGTTTAAACGCAGCATTATCTGTCATTAACACTGGTACATGTGAAACACGTTTAAATTAA
- a CDS encoding Cof-type HAD-IIB family hydrolase: MVKAIAVDMDGTFLDSKKTYDKLRFEAIFTELRNRDITFIAASGNQYAKLKSIFGDRDMYFISENGAVIYNGNELYNYKSFNRQVFQQVVDYLNMKQSIDQLVICGLKSAYILKHTSEAFKEDTRFYYHQLKEIDSLQQLPEDDYVKIAFNINRETHPNVDEEVATQFSNDIKLVSSGHDSIDIIMPNMTKGQALKRLLDKWEMSPSELMAFGDANNDKDMLAFAKHSYVMENSHDEELFNIASAVAPSNDKQGVLTIIEQEVLKK, encoded by the coding sequence ATAAACTTAGATTTGAAGCGATTTTTACTGAACTTAGAAATAGAGATATTACATTTATTGCTGCGAGTGGCAATCAATATGCGAAGTTGAAGTCTATTTTCGGGGATAGAGATATGTATTTTATTTCTGAAAATGGTGCAGTTATTTATAATGGCAATGAGTTATATAATTATAAAAGCTTTAATCGTCAGGTGTTTCAACAGGTTGTCGATTACTTAAATATGAAGCAAAGTATTGATCAACTCGTCATCTGTGGTTTGAAAAGCGCGTATATTTTAAAACATACTTCTGAAGCGTTTAAAGAAGATACGAGATTTTATTATCATCAGTTAAAAGAAATTGACAGTCTACAGCAATTACCTGAGGATGATTATGTCAAAATAGCATTTAATATTAATCGTGAGACGCATCCGAATGTTGACGAAGAAGTAGCAACGCAATTCAGCAATGATATTAAACTTGTCTCAAGTGGGCACGATAGCATTGATATTATTATGCCAAACATGACTAAAGGGCAGGCATTAAAACGATTGTTAGATAAATGGGAAATGTCTCCTTCAGAGCTCATGGCCTTCGGAGATGCGAATAATGATAAAGATATGTTAGCGTTCGCTAAGCATAGTTATGTGATGGAAAATAGTCATGATGAAGAATTGTTCAATATTGCCTCTGCTGTCGCTCCAAGTAATGATAAGCAGGGTGTATTAACGATTATCGAACAAGAAGTGTTGAAAAAGTAG